In Zalophus californianus isolate mZalCal1 chromosome 4, mZalCal1.pri.v2, whole genome shotgun sequence, the following proteins share a genomic window:
- the TMEM275 gene encoding transmembrane protein 275 encodes MPPPEKSRGPAARAPASRARGRLPGLPSPALFCACGLCVLLAGVNVTLVGAFASFPPRSNAPLVVGPALLALALGCFAACCACSRRGPAPGPRSAAAWGPGRGGGGGPVALEMESSERTAQDTTAVQLSPAASAASSGRSSPGPFALDAPAPAAVYVPRSEGVQLNLPRERVAP; translated from the coding sequence ATGCCGCCCCCGGAGAAGAGCCGAGGCCCGGCGGCCCGGGCGCCCGCGAGCCGCGCTCGGGGCCGTCTGCCCGGACTGCCGTCGCCGGCGCTGTTCTGCGCCTGCGGCCTGTGCGTCCTGCTGGCGGGAGTGAACGTGACGCTGGTGGGCGCCTTCGCCTCCTTCCCGCCCCGGAGCAACGCGCCGCTCGTGGTGGGGCCGGCGCTGCTGGCGCTGGCGCTTGGCTGCTTCGCCGCCTGCTGCGCGTGTAGCCGCCGGGGCCCCGCGCCCGGTCCGCGCTCGGCTGCGGCCTGGGGCCCAggccggggcggcggcggcgggccggTGGCGCTGGAGATGGAGAGCAGCGAGCGCACGGCGCAGGACACCACGGCCGTGCAGCTCAGCCCTGCCGCCTCGGCCGCGTCCTCGGGCCGCTCCAGCCCCGGCCCCTTCGCCCTGGACGCCCCCGCGCCCGCAGCCGTCTACGTGCCGCGCTCCGAAGGAGTCCAGCTCAACCTGCCCCGGGAGCGCGTCGCCCCCTAG